In Argiope bruennichi chromosome 4, qqArgBrue1.1, whole genome shotgun sequence, a single window of DNA contains:
- the LOC129965640 gene encoding sulfotransferase 1B1-like, with amino-acid sequence MESTDESQSSSELPVSQFVDGFQIPFMFPTEEFRSAKQYKPLPGDLFIVTYPKCGTTWAQQILLLIFRQGKPLESPKEFFLATPFMDVRGAKSAENMPRPNAIKTHLPIHLVPWSEQAKYIYIARNPKDCCVSYFHHTRSIPKHGFRGSFDEYFELFLAGNVDYGDYFDHLMGWYERRNDPNVLFMTYEEIQEGTEASILKMASFVDDEKYAEPLRKDRQLLNNVLKFSSFQYMKEAAQKRIEAVGSMTDDEIQNSDLPEGEKRRYFRIRQQVAERKERNPHTMDNIRKGIVGDWRNYFSEDQSRRMDEKFGERTKGTELGNLWKKYM; translated from the exons ATGGAGTCCACAGATGAATCTCAGTCTTCCAGCGAACTGCCAGTATCACAATTTGTTGATGGATTCCAGATCCCTTTTATGTTCCCGACAGAAGAATTCCGTTCGGCTAAGCAGTACAAGCCACTGCCTGGTGATTTGTTCATAGTGACCTATCCGAAATGTGGGACGACTTGGGCCCAGCAGATTCTTTTGCTCATCTTTAGACAGGGAAAGCCCCTCGAATCACCAAAGGAGTTTTTTCTGGCGACTCCTTTCATGGATGTGAGAg GAGCAAAATCGGCTGAGAACATGCCACGTCCTAACGCCATCAAAACACATCTACCAATTCATCTGGTTCCCTGGTCTGAGCAAGCCAAGTACATCTACATCGCCAGGAACCCTAAAGATTGCTGCGTCTCCTACTTCCACCACACGAGGAGCATCCCAAAACACGGCTTCAGAGGTAGCTTTGATGAATATTTCGAATTGTTCTTAGCCGGTAACGTTGATTATGGAGACTACTTTGATCACTTAATGGGCTGGTATGAGCGCAG AAATGATCCAAACGTACTATTTATGACATACGAGGAAATCCAAGAGGGTACTGAAGCCTCCATTCTGAAAATGGCGTCTTTCGTTGATGACGAAAAGTATGCTGAACCTTTAAGAAAAGACCGCCAGTTATTAAACAATGTCCTGAAATTCAGCAGTTTTCAGTACATGAAAGAAGCTGCCCAGAAACGAATTGAAGCCGTCGGTTCAATGACGGACGACGAGATACAAAACTCGGATCTTCCGGAAGGAGAGAAGAGGAGGTATTTTAGAATCCGCCAACAGGTTGCGGAAAGGAAAGAACGGAATCCTCATACCATGGATAACATTCGTAAAGGAATCGTCGGAGACTGGAGAAATTACTTCTCCGAAGACCAGAGTAGAAGAATGGATGAAAAATTTGGTGAAAGAACGAAAGGAACAGAGCTCGGAAATCTatggaaaaaatatatgtga
- the LOC129965641 gene encoding sulfotransferase 1 family member D1-like, translating to MSESPATLPIYEIEGLKMPLMFSPDAFRSGIQYKPRPNDVFIVTYPKCGTTWAQHILLHLFSRGEAVDENKFFSATPFLEVTGAKAAETMPRPGALKTHLPFHLTPWSDEAKYIYITRNPKDCCVSYYHHMKNLPGHGFKGTFDEFFECFISGNIGYGDYFDNLLGWYEHRNDPNVLFMTYEEMKENPEAAILKMASFIDEEEYAKLLREDPEKLQRVLKYSSFKHMKEVVNESMNNLFNMSKEELFKSDLPDEMKKSFDSMREEAKLKGDKPEASNFVRKGIVGDWRNHFSEEQSKRMDQKFAERTKGTELKNLWKNYM from the exons ATGTCGGAATCTCCAGCAACTCTTCCCATATATGAAATCGAGGGGTTAAAGATGCCTCTCATGTTTTCACCAGATGCCTTTCGTTCTGGAATTCAGTACAAACCGAGACCCAATGACGTCTTTATCGTCACTTATCCCAAATGCGGAACCACTTGGGCACAACACATTCTCCTTCACCTTTTCAGCCGGGGGGAAGCAGTGGACGAAAATAAGTTCTTCAGTGCAACTCCTTTCCTGGAAGTAACAG GCGCCAAAGCAGCAGAAACAATGCCAAGACCTGGAGCTCTGAAAACACATCTTCCTTTTCATTTGACACCATGGTCCGATGaagcaaaatacatttatataaccAGAAATCCTAAGGACTGCTGCGTTTCATATTACCACCACATGAAAAATCTTCCAGGTCATGGATTCAAGGGAACATTTGATGAGTTTTTCGAGTGTTTTATTTCTGGAAATATCGGTTACGGagattattttgataatcttCTCGGTTGGTATGAACATAG GAATGACCCCAACGTCCTTTTCATGACCTacgaagaaatgaaagaaaatccgGAAGCTGCCATCTTGAAGATGGCATCGTTCATTGATGAAGAGGAATACGCCAAACTCCTGAGGGAAGACCCCGAGAAGCTGCAGCGCGTGCTGAAGTACAGCAGTTTCAAACATATGAAAGAGGTGGTCAACGAATCCATGAACAACCTGTTCAACATGTCCAAAGAGGAGCTCTTCAAGTCTGATCTGCCGGATGAAATGAAGAAATCTTTCGATTCAATGCGTGAAGAAGCAAAGTTGAAAGGAGATAAACCCGAAGCTAGCAACTTCGTTCGAAAAGGAATCGTTGGAGATTGGAGAAATCATTTCTCTGAAGAGCAGAGCAAGCGCATGGACCAGAAATTTGCGGAAAGAACGAAAGGAACGGagcttaaaaatttatggaaaaattatatGTGA